The sequence GGCTGGCTCCACTATCAgctcacggggtggggggggggctggaccCACAGGGCTGGCCGGAGAGGCCCCAGGGGATGGGGGGGCACCGACAGTGTGGGCCACAGGGCCGGCCGTCCTCCACACTGCCTACTCTTACCACTGGGTGCTACTTAGAGGTCTTTCATCACGTTCTGCTGCAAGAGGAAATGCAGGATGTCTTTTGAAAGTCCCGGGGTTGGCTTTTCATCATCCAGAGACACACGTCCTTCTCCTGGTGGGTAGAAGTGGGCGTCCTTGGAATGCCTCCGTAAGACCGAGCAGCCATCCCGGTTGAAGATGACCCGGGCCATCTGAAAACTGCGAAGGGCATACTTTTGGCTCTCCTGGCCCTTCAGTTCGTTGATTTTCTGAGACAGGCACTGGCAGACAGAGGCGGAGAGTGGATTTCTAGCGGCTGGCTGGGGATGGCCAAACATGTCATAGAATCTATCCAGGGATTTCCGAAGCCCATCATCCTCTGCCTTGGTCTccatctggcccttcacagaagcGTCAAGCCAGCAGTTCTCAGAGGTCCAGGAATCATTTTGTTCAGTATTTAGGTTACTGGTGTCTGCAAGACAAAACACATTCCAATACTCAGACACATACTCAAAAAAGCCGAAAGCAGATGATGTCTCTTCAATTCACCACACCTCCTGCTCTCGGGTGACTGGTCATGGCAGGACTAGCTGATTTCAGAATTGATCCCCACCACCCTGGGGTTATGCCACTTGTTTGCTCAAAACAAGAACATCTTATCTGCATGTTTCAGGAGTTCTTCATCTACGGTCTTTGCATAGAAGTTCAGGATAGCTGTGAATTTGGGTGGGGAAAAATCATACCTTTATTTTCACGAACCTCTACCAGAAATTAAGAATTTCCTTCCATAATAAATGTAGGCGACAAACCTATTAGCAGCAGTACCTATGACTTTCATAACAACAGCTCACAGCTACTTTCATATCAAATTATAGTCTGCagaagatgtttttattttttttaaagattttatttatttgagagagagagagcacaagcaggaagaggggcagagggagaaggagacttcctgctgagcagggagcccgacatggggccggatcccaggaccctgggatcatgacctgagccgaaggcagacactcaaccggttgagccatccaggcgcccccagaagatgtttttaaatatcatttatgcCAATCACTATGCTATGGACTGAGGTGTggccctccaaaattcatatgttgaagccctaatccctaacgtgactatatttggagatggggcttttaGGAGGTTATTACGGTTAAATGAAGTTGTAAGGATGGGAGCCAAAACTGATAGGAGTGGTggctttataaaaagaggaagagatctctctctctttctctctctctgtccatgcGCAGGAACTGGGGGAGGGCCATgagaggacacaatgagaaggtgGCCTTCTCGCAGCCAGGAAGCCCTTCCCAGAACCCAGCCACACCAGCACTgggatctcagacttccagtctctAGAATTCTGAGAagataaacttctgttgtttaggccacccagtctatggtattttgttttggtgaCCCAAGGAGACTAAgacacagtgctttgaaactacCACGGTTGTTAGGCCTGATACTAGATCTTATTATTAAAGCATTAATTTACAAAGCATATAttggagactcttaactatagggaacaaatggagggttgccggaggggaggggcgtgaggggacggggtaactgggtgatgggcattaaggagggcacttgatggaatgagcactgggtgttaaatgcacgTGATGAATCACTAGatttctacccctgaaactaatactacaatatgtgttaactgactcgaatttaaacaaaatcttaaaccAGATGCCAACGGGATCCAGGGCACAAATGCAGTAAAGATGTTGCCAGTGCTGGGTATTTACACAGTTCAGACACTGCCTTTCTCTATTCCCTACAGTAATCCTATAGACTCTTATCTCTCAATTAAAATCACCacctttgtgatttttaaaagagtaacaaataaacaaagtgaCTTAATAATAGACAATACGAAAGCCAGAATTGGATCCCTAATCTCACTTT is a genomic window of Ailuropoda melanoleuca isolate Jingjing unplaced genomic scaffold, ASM200744v2 unplaced-scaffold72304, whole genome shotgun sequence containing:
- the LOC117800554 gene encoding shieldin complex subunit 1-like, whose translation is TSSAFGFFEYVSEYWNVFCLADTSNLNTEQNDSWTSENCWLDASVKGQMETKAEDDGLRKSLDRFYDMFGHPQPAARNPLSASVCQCLSQKINELKGQESQKYALRSFQMARVIFNRDGCSVLRRHSKDAHFYPPGEGRVSLDDEKPTPGLSKDILHFLLQQNVMKDL